A stretch of Anaerobiospirillum thomasii DNA encodes these proteins:
- a CDS encoding SPASM domain-containing protein, whose protein sequence is MQFSEIIETTPENRDFDAVAVEYNKKQFALEPQDYAIFFKDIFRHWVKYDIGHIVVRQFETFISLVLGHGHLSCVFEDKCCNNFVLEANGDIYVCDQAVYEKYKIGNIHTSDITKLEAAKINKVKTTLSSDCLECQYLSLCHAAVQSIESI, encoded by the coding sequence ATGCAGTTTTCAGAGATTATTGAGACCACACCTGAAAACAGAGATTTTGATGCTGTTGCAGTTGAATATAATAAAAAGCAATTTGCCCTTGAGCCGCAGGATTATGCCATCTTTTTTAAAGACATATTCAGACACTGGGTCAAATACGATATAGGACATATTGTTGTCAGACAGTTTGAAACCTTTATCTCACTGGTTTTAGGTCATGGCCATCTGTCATGCGTCTTTGAGGATAAGTGCTGCAATAATTTTGTGCTTGAGGCCAATGGTGATATCTATGTGTGTGATCAGGCTGTCTATGAAAAATACAAAATAGGCAATATACATACAAGCGATATTACAAAGCTTGAAGCTGCAAAAATTAATAAAGTAAAAACTACCTTAAGCTCTGACTGCCTTGAGTGTCAGTATCTGTCTTTATGTCACGCGGCTGTCCAAAGCATAGAATCAATTTAA
- a CDS encoding YeiH family protein, translating to MFTREHRADTMHGLLFIILFSLAAFYIASLPAVMKLSISPLIVGIVLGMIYANTLYKKLPSSWQPGVKFCTKQILRTGIVLYGFRLTLTDVYAVGMPAVIVDAIIVSGTLLLGVLLGRILRMDRQTALMTATGSSICGAAAVLGAEGVVKCDSYKTAIAVSTVVIFGTIAMFLYPLLYRSGVLSSMSDTAVAIYTGATLHEVAHVAGAGNALDPNDLTGMAATATITKMIRVMMLAPVLVIMAFILSVKKSANANNSEKTKTRITIPYFAFGFVLIIILNTILSSLYGAESVKELPLNSQIEYIDNFLLTMAMTALGVESSFDKFKKAGSKPFILALLLFIWLSVGGYFITDYVVTICGN from the coding sequence ATGTTTACACGTGAGCACAGAGCAGATACCATGCACGGACTGCTCTTTATCATATTGTTTTCTCTTGCTGCCTTTTATATTGCCTCACTGCCTGCAGTGATGAAACTGTCAATCTCGCCTCTGATTGTAGGTATTGTGCTGGGAATGATTTACGCCAATACTCTTTATAAAAAGCTGCCCTCAAGCTGGCAGCCTGGAGTTAAATTCTGCACCAAGCAGATACTGCGCACCGGTATTGTTCTTTATGGCTTCAGACTTACGCTGACAGATGTCTATGCAGTAGGCATGCCTGCTGTCATTGTCGATGCCATTATAGTCTCAGGCACACTGCTTTTGGGTGTACTTTTAGGACGTATACTGCGTATGGACAGACAGACTGCCCTTATGACAGCAACAGGCTCTTCAATCTGTGGCGCAGCTGCAGTGCTTGGCGCTGAGGGTGTGGTCAAATGCGACAGTTATAAAACAGCTATTGCTGTATCAACAGTGGTGATTTTTGGCACCATTGCCATGTTTTTATATCCTCTTTTATACAGATCAGGTGTGCTCTCATCAATGTCTGATACCGCAGTTGCCATCTACACAGGCGCAACATTGCACGAGGTGGCACATGTGGCAGGAGCCGGCAACGCTCTTGATCCAAATGATCTGACAGGTATGGCCGCCACAGCCACCATCACCAAGATGATACGCGTCATGATGCTAGCTCCAGTGCTTGTAATCATGGCTTTTATCCTGTCAGTTAAAAAAAGTGCCAATGCCAATAACAGTGAAAAGACCAAAACCAGAATCACCATACCGTATTTTGCTTTTGGCTTTGTACTTATCATAATTTTAAATACAATTCTATCATCTTTGTATGGTGCAGAGTCGGTAAAGGAGCTTCCTTTAAATTCGCAGATAGAGTATATAGATAATTTTCTTCTGACTATGGCCATGACAGCTCTTGGTGTTGAATCATCCTTTGATAAATTTAAAAAAGCCGGCTCAAAGCCTTTTATATTGGCACTTTTGCTTTTTATCTGGCTTAGTGTAGGCGGCTACTTTATTACAGATTATGTGGTCACAATCTGTGGCAATTGA
- a CDS encoding LysR family transcriptional regulator gives MLYTRLLVFLAVARHLSFTKASRQLCISQPAITKHIAALESYYNVSLFDRKGSSISLSAAGELLLSHARKIKKDFTELDFAMHLLNQNYTGSIRVGASTTIAQYVLPKPLAAFCEHYTGLEISLVNDNSDNIQKALLNHEIDVGLVENATRSVDLDYEPFLDDELVIVASGLAHIDKEIDLESFKRMPLILREYGSGTLEVIESVLNEHNIKLGDLNVRMHMGSTEAIKLFLQNSSCLGIVSIYSIARELIDRSLKIIDLENITFRRKFSFVTNRGAHLDYIDKFTDFVKENIAL, from the coding sequence ATGTTATATACGCGTCTTTTAGTCTTTTTAGCCGTGGCAAGACATCTGAGTTTTACCAAGGCCTCAAGGCAGCTGTGTATAAGTCAGCCTGCCATAACCAAACATATTGCCGCCCTTGAGAGCTATTACAATGTAAGCCTTTTTGACAGAAAAGGCTCGTCCATAAGCCTTAGTGCTGCAGGTGAGCTGCTTTTAAGCCATGCCCGTAAAATAAAAAAGGATTTTACCGAGCTTGATTTTGCAATGCACCTTTTAAATCAGAACTATACAGGCTCAATAAGAGTGGGGGCTAGTACCACCATAGCGCAGTATGTGCTGCCAAAACCTCTGGCCGCCTTTTGTGAACATTACACAGGTCTTGAGATCTCACTTGTCAATGACAATTCAGATAATATTCAAAAGGCTCTTTTAAATCATGAGATAGATGTAGGGCTTGTGGAAAATGCCACACGCAGCGTAGATCTTGATTATGAACCTTTTTTAGATGATGAGCTGGTGATAGTGGCATCAGGGCTTGCGCATATTGACAAGGAGATTGATCTTGAGAGTTTTAAACGTATGCCCCTTATTCTGCGCGAGTATGGCTCAGGCACGCTTGAGGTAATAGAGAGTGTGCTCAATGAGCATAATATAAAGCTTGGCGATCTTAATGTGCGCATGCATATGGGCTCAACCGAGGCCATAAAACTGTTTTTACAAAACAGCTCGTGCCTTGGAATTGTCTCTATCTACTCTATAGCGCGTGAGCTTATTGACAGAAGCCTTAAGATTATAGATCTTGAAAATATAACCTTCAGGCGCAAATTTTCCTTTGTCACCAACCGCGGAGCCCATCTTGACTATATAGATAAATTTACTGATTTTGTAAAAGAGAATATAGCACTATAA
- a CDS encoding MG2 domain-containing protein, with amino-acid sequence MKKAFLLYSLFVFSSLASAAQSELKITAVAEKSLQYPPSACLLSNGEFDSDFDRSKIALFENENKISANISASGSQLCFNNLHHGSTYKVTVDRGFSDLNGLKLSDDATFNFNLPDSAANIFNTQGMIVPPDGDLASFSLESINVKKLYLDIYSIGTNNIDDINFYDLNGSDYDKKHVALQNGRLVKKLDIKTAFKSNERITSTINLKKDLALGSGLYIIRVHNNKSGSEKIERYVSLIISDLSLTSLYGKDNIAVLVKSFLKGTVLPKVKVELRSRNNELLESGVTDNKGFYAFEGLYDKDAYHAMSPAYINAFLDDDLYTLKLDAPVYLNEKYFKRQSAQHVFSYSDRGIYRPGETLHGRVIIRDNNYNAHKGSDLVVKVFNAQNLEVDRLMLKAAAPGAFEFEYCFDKKIRRGHQRFDFSFDGEHVIDSLSVSVDDFIPPTVKISQAHSGDTIDVTATDKIALRADFLYGKGADNLKYLVTSHLSYDEGAIKGYEDYLFGMQPQYTGHSTQDGLTDKDGLFYHNFSVQQSTYPQSLVLNAQVNDTLNQTVSFKKIFHLDSKMAYTGALREDKGSVSTFDLVNVTRTGEFKDREALYTLERVKSFYHYVYVNNTWDFREVKTKSYVQGGSVLIKDDQGRADLSFDLDDGSYLLTLKDKESGNIIYQREFYDGFNTSFADSRQSLLQVSTDKKSYKAGESVTLSFESSFDGIASVMLASDKILSLENKKIKKGINTISIKAPNEARSDIYALLHVTRAFADDRGFIPRKIGLVHIPFDFSSRIFKIKTSLDKDALIKPLSTLAFDVEIDKCQNCYLSASLVDEAILSMADYKIPDIVKELLTPLSFYYTVYDRYSYLMPQKVSHNQGYGDESEALGSLSAIPYKITALNKKLIRVQDGKAHLDFSLPQFAGALRLNLTAFDDTHFGSASTLIKVRDSAVVTPVLPRFLANLDKSYLKLDIANIENSGSKFDIKVNCKEPLSCKGAQSFEVKTDERKATLFELKALGYGVGSVDIEVTSDDFSYKDSLFLSVRPSYPDIKESVTHYVKAGNESMLYLKHDFAKDATLRASLSSLPNLNLKAIADELLSSQGYFVYDAIARAHALLYLKKSGALDEFGKSEKDVKIKALYDEADNILLEAVKTLEGLIYHDGRFSLSDLDGSYDLYSLLCLDYLTDARDLGFNVNSKLLNLSYNYVKDNYNNFDLCAQALAFSVLSKYDRVNVGSMRYIFDETKCNDLLYYVYMARSFLNTADIKRAREACERALILYPEYLSIYDRLCTQSLSLQELSSLHSLLQSYAPSPIATPYYIGYELLSLATVLDDNKAVNTITEHLSAISSDTAFLSFSDNKAIVHAATDGSKMSFYKDVEFKGHNPYSIVNDSSYDLFATMSAYGLTQSIPKAYEHKLGLKKYYYDKNFKALDKTDLKNLKPSDKIYVVLRAKLMALSFGHMVIEDMLPAGFEFEAVDYSQEQIQTLLPDSFKGYFASVQMQRSDDRIRLKSNMSSDNDVLYIYALRAVMPGSYAAGSATAFMHNAPFIRAFVPCDQKLVIKH; translated from the coding sequence ATGAAAAAGGCCTTTTTACTGTACTCTTTATTTGTTTTTAGCAGCCTTGCCTCTGCTGCACAATCTGAGCTTAAAATCACAGCTGTGGCTGAAAAATCACTGCAGTATCCGCCATCAGCCTGCCTTTTATCAAATGGTGAGTTTGACTCTGATTTTGATCGCAGCAAAATTGCGCTTTTTGAAAATGAAAACAAAATCAGTGCTAATATCAGTGCCAGCGGCTCGCAGCTGTGCTTTAACAATCTGCACCATGGCAGTACCTACAAGGTTACTGTTGACAGAGGGTTTTCTGATCTAAACGGCCTTAAACTTTCAGATGATGCCACTTTTAACTTCAATCTGCCAGACTCTGCTGCCAATATCTTTAACACACAAGGCATGATTGTGCCGCCAGATGGAGATCTGGCCTCTTTTAGCCTTGAGAGTATCAATGTTAAAAAGCTCTATCTTGATATTTACAGTATTGGCACTAACAATATAGATGATATCAATTTTTATGATTTAAACGGCTCTGACTATGATAAAAAGCATGTGGCGCTGCAAAATGGCAGACTTGTCAAAAAGCTTGATATCAAAACCGCTTTTAAAAGCAATGAGAGAATTACAAGCACCATCAATTTAAAAAAGGATCTGGCGCTGGGCTCTGGCCTTTATATTATACGTGTGCACAATAACAAAAGCGGCTCTGAAAAAATCGAGCGCTATGTGTCACTTATTATCTCCGATCTGTCTTTAACCTCGCTTTATGGCAAAGACAATATTGCAGTTTTGGTCAAATCCTTTTTAAAAGGAACAGTGCTGCCTAAAGTCAAAGTTGAGCTGCGCTCCAGAAACAATGAACTGCTTGAGAGTGGTGTAACTGATAATAAGGGTTTTTATGCCTTTGAAGGACTGTATGACAAAGATGCCTATCATGCCATGAGCCCTGCCTATATCAATGCCTTTTTGGATGATGATCTCTACACTCTAAAGCTTGATGCTCCTGTGTATTTAAATGAAAAGTATTTTAAAAGACAAAGTGCGCAGCATGTCTTTAGCTACTCTGACAGAGGTATATACAGACCAGGTGAGACTTTGCATGGCAGAGTTATCATACGTGATAACAATTACAATGCCCATAAAGGATCTGATCTTGTAGTCAAAGTATTTAATGCCCAGAATCTTGAGGTTGACAGATTGATGTTAAAGGCAGCAGCCCCTGGTGCCTTTGAGTTTGAATACTGCTTTGATAAAAAGATAAGACGCGGCCATCAGCGTTTTGATTTTTCCTTTGACGGAGAACATGTAATAGACAGCCTGTCTGTAAGTGTTGATGATTTTATCCCGCCTACAGTAAAAATAAGTCAGGCTCACAGCGGCGATACCATAGATGTCACTGCCACAGATAAAATTGCCCTGCGTGCTGATTTTTTATATGGAAAAGGCGCTGACAATCTAAAATATCTTGTCACATCGCATCTGTCCTATGATGAAGGGGCCATCAAGGGTTATGAAGATTATCTTTTTGGTATGCAGCCACAATATACAGGGCACAGCACACAAGATGGTCTTACTGACAAAGACGGTCTTTTTTACCATAATTTTAGTGTACAGCAGAGTACCTATCCTCAGTCTCTTGTTTTAAATGCCCAGGTCAATGATACTTTAAATCAGACTGTAAGCTTTAAAAAGATCTTTCATCTTGACTCAAAGATGGCCTATACAGGAGCTTTGAGGGAAGATAAAGGCTCAGTGAGCACATTTGATCTTGTAAATGTCACACGCACAGGTGAGTTTAAAGATCGTGAGGCTTTATATACTCTTGAGAGAGTTAAAAGCTTTTATCATTATGTCTATGTCAATAACACCTGGGATTTTAGAGAGGTTAAAACCAAAAGCTATGTACAAGGCGGCAGTGTTTTAATCAAGGATGACCAAGGCAGGGCCGATCTGTCCTTTGATCTTGATGATGGCAGCTATCTTTTGACTCTAAAGGATAAAGAGTCTGGCAATATTATCTATCAAAGAGAGTTTTATGATGGCTTTAATACAAGCTTTGCTGACTCGCGTCAGAGTTTATTGCAGGTAAGTACAGATAAAAAAAGCTATAAAGCTGGGGAGAGTGTCACTCTTAGCTTTGAGAGCAGTTTTGATGGTATAGCCTCTGTTATGCTCGCCTCTGATAAAATTTTATCTCTTGAGAACAAAAAAATAAAAAAAGGCATTAATACCATCAGCATAAAGGCCCCTAATGAGGCGCGCTCTGATATCTATGCTCTGTTACATGTCACCCGTGCCTTTGCCGATGACAGAGGCTTTATACCGCGCAAGATAGGCCTTGTGCATATACCTTTTGATTTTAGCTCACGTATCTTTAAGATTAAAACCTCACTTGATAAGGATGCTCTTATAAAGCCTTTGAGCACTCTTGCCTTTGATGTTGAGATTGATAAGTGTCAAAACTGTTATTTAAGTGCCTCTTTAGTGGATGAGGCCATTTTATCCATGGCCGATTACAAGATTCCTGATATTGTAAAGGAGCTTTTAACCCCACTGTCCTTTTACTATACAGTCTATGACAGATACAGCTATCTTATGCCGCAGAAGGTAAGTCACAATCAGGGTTATGGTGATGAGAGCGAGGCCTTAGGCTCACTCTCGGCCATTCCCTATAAGATAACGGCCCTTAATAAAAAGCTTATCAGGGTGCAAGATGGCAAGGCTCATCTTGACTTTTCTCTGCCGCAGTTTGCAGGTGCGCTGCGCCTTAATCTTACAGCCTTTGATGATACACATTTTGGCTCTGCAAGCACCTTGATAAAGGTGCGCGACAGTGCCGTTGTCACACCGGTGCTGCCACGCTTTTTAGCTAACCTAGATAAATCCTATTTAAAGCTTGATATTGCCAATATAGAGAATTCAGGCTCAAAATTTGATATTAAGGTTAACTGTAAAGAGCCATTATCCTGTAAAGGCGCACAAAGCTTTGAGGTCAAGACAGATGAGCGTAAAGCCACGCTCTTTGAGCTAAAGGCTTTAGGCTATGGCGTGGGCAGTGTCGATATTGAGGTTACTTCTGATGATTTTTCGTATAAGGACAGTCTTTTTCTGTCTGTACGCCCGTCCTATCCTGATATAAAAGAGAGTGTGACCCATTATGTCAAGGCAGGTAATGAGTCTATGCTCTATCTTAAACATGACTTTGCCAAAGATGCCACCTTACGTGCCTCATTAAGCTCACTGCCAAATCTTAATCTAAAGGCTATAGCCGATGAGCTTTTATCCAGTCAGGGCTATTTTGTTTATGATGCCATAGCAAGAGCCCATGCTCTTTTATATTTAAAAAAATCAGGGGCACTTGATGAGTTTGGCAAGAGCGAAAAAGATGTAAAGATAAAAGCTTTATATGATGAGGCTGACAATATACTGCTTGAGGCTGTCAAAACACTTGAGGGTCTTATCTATCATGACGGCAGATTTTCTTTATCTGATTTAGATGGCAGTTATGATCTCTACTCGCTTTTATGCCTAGATTATCTGACAGATGCCAGGGATCTTGGTTTTAATGTCAACTCAAAGCTTTTAAATCTCTCCTATAACTATGTTAAGGATAATTATAATAACTTTGATTTGTGTGCGCAGGCTTTAGCCTTTAGCGTGCTCTCAAAGTACGACAGGGTCAATGTAGGCAGCATGCGCTATATCTTTGATGAGACAAAATGCAATGATCTGCTCTATTATGTGTATATGGCCAGATCTTTTTTAAATACAGCTGATATAAAAAGAGCCAGGGAGGCGTGTGAGCGGGCCCTTATTTTATATCCTGAGTATTTATCAATCTATGACAGATTATGCACACAGTCACTGTCATTACAAGAGCTCTCCTCTTTGCACTCGTTACTGCAAAGCTATGCTCCATCCCCTATAGCCACCCCTTATTATATAGGCTATGAGCTTTTATCCCTAGCTACAGTGCTTGATGACAATAAGGCTGTAAATACCATTACAGAGCATTTATCTGCTATAAGCTCAGATACAGCCTTTTTATCCTTTAGCGATAACAAGGCTATAGTGCATGCAGCAACAGATGGCAGCAAGATGAGCTTTTATAAGGATGTAGAATTTAAAGGACACAATCCTTACAGCATTGTAAATGACAGCTCTTATGATCTTTTTGCCACCATGTCAGCCTATGGTCTGACACAGTCCATACCTAAGGCATACGAACACAAACTTGGGCTTAAAAAATACTACTATGATAAAAACTTTAAAGCACTTGATAAAACAGATCTTAAAAATCTAAAACCATCTGATAAGATCTATGTGGTTTTAAGGGCCAAACTTATGGCTCTTAGCTTTGGGCATATGGTCATTGAGGATATGCTGCCAGCAGGCTTTGAATTTGAGGCTGTAGATTATAGTCAAGAGCAGATACAAACACTGCTGCCAGATAGTTTTAAAGGCTATTTTGCCTCGGTGCAGATGCAAAGAAGTGATGACAGGATAAGGCTTAAGAGCAATATGAGCTCAGATAATGATGTTTTATATATCTATGCTCTGCGCGCTGTCATGCCTGGCAGTTATGCAGCAGGCTCAGCTACTGCCTTTATGCACAATGCCCCTTTTATACGTGCCTTTGTGCCCTGCGATCAGAAACTTGTGATTAAACACTGA
- a CDS encoding transglycosylase domain-containing protein: MVIRALKYAALLFAAYLIISAIAGVHGATEFYNRSPVLYDKDGGIIAYKLSLDDKIRFLTEHKKVDPLYLKMLLASEDERFYYHLGVDPISIVRSLISNAQGYNLSGASTLAMQVARLLDKKERTLISKIKEAIQATYLTLYYGKERILDLYLTLAPFGSNIEGVSAASLMYFKHMPDKLTPDEAALLVALPRAPEKIRPDRHKKSAIYYRNRVLDKACRDLLISQAVLDTASKADIDTALYRPSQSAMHLGYRAFASSKVKEHYSYIDPKVQNTLNAVASTFGARASRHESLAIIAIDNKSHTVAGYVGSSDSKRQFVDFAKARRSSGSLLKPFIYAIAFDRRIVLPFSIIDDKQKSFNTWQPKNYSREFEGQVSVADALVRSLNLPAVEILKALQPDEFLNIINKDDSVLLDSDENNLSLATGSAQSSLLALCELYAMLKNNGLYNAAALFYLHNKQNLTLSSLLKSESTFKTRKADDRVMLYESGIRFNERMISQTSAATIYKILKRVKRVKGYEAMDSLSYKTGTSYNYVDAHAIGSLGRYTIAVRTGREDGSSNSPYTGFSRAAPVLFEIFSKLDVKDDRSYVPGDLMIKPPEGLSYLSFDNEKDLFDSTAEKLQINFPLDNSQIIPIEGRIYLDLRGGLPPYTVFVNGSQSDSCEYIDANDFGLYNIVVRDAAGSSHAISVYVPAKNP, translated from the coding sequence ATGGTTATAAGGGCCTTAAAATATGCAGCTTTACTTTTTGCTGCATATTTAATTATATCTGCTATTGCAGGAGTGCATGGAGCTACAGAATTTTATAACAGATCGCCTGTTCTGTATGATAAAGATGGCGGCATTATTGCCTATAAACTAAGCTTGGATGACAAGATCCGCTTTTTAACAGAGCATAAAAAGGTTGACCCTTTATATCTTAAAATGCTCCTTGCCAGTGAAGATGAGCGTTTTTACTATCATCTTGGTGTCGATCCTATCTCTATTGTCAGATCACTTATAAGCAATGCACAAGGTTACAATCTCAGCGGCGCCTCAACCCTTGCCATGCAGGTGGCAAGGCTCCTTGATAAAAAAGAGCGCACCTTAATCTCCAAAATCAAAGAGGCCATACAGGCTACCTATCTTACCCTCTATTATGGCAAAGAGCGTATTTTAGATCTGTATCTGACCTTAGCACCCTTTGGTTCAAATATTGAAGGTGTAAGTGCTGCCTCGCTTATGTATTTTAAGCATATGCCAGATAAGCTGACCCCGGATGAGGCTGCGCTGCTTGTAGCACTGCCGCGTGCCCCTGAAAAAATAAGGCCTGACAGGCATAAAAAAAGTGCTATCTATTATAGAAACAGAGTTTTAGATAAGGCCTGCAGGGACTTACTTATAAGTCAAGCCGTACTTGATACAGCGTCAAAGGCAGATATTGATACAGCTTTATATCGCCCATCTCAATCTGCAATGCATTTAGGTTACAGAGCTTTTGCCTCAAGCAAGGTCAAAGAGCATTACTCATATATTGATCCTAAGGTGCAAAATACTTTAAATGCTGTGGCATCCACCTTTGGAGCAAGAGCATCAAGGCATGAGAGTCTTGCCATTATTGCCATTGATAATAAGAGTCATACGGTTGCAGGCTACGTTGGTTCATCTGACAGTAAAAGACAGTTTGTGGATTTTGCAAAGGCCAGGCGCTCAAGCGGCTCTTTATTAAAACCTTTTATCTATGCTATAGCCTTTGACAGGCGCATAGTACTGCCCTTTAGTATTATTGATGATAAACAAAAAAGCTTTAATACCTGGCAGCCTAAAAATTACAGCCGTGAATTTGAAGGGCAGGTAAGTGTGGCCGATGCTCTTGTCAGATCGCTTAATCTGCCGGCAGTTGAAATTTTAAAGGCCCTGCAGCCAGATGAGTTTTTAAATATCATCAATAAAGATGACAGTGTGCTTTTAGACAGTGATGAGAATAATCTGTCTTTAGCTACAGGCAGTGCACAAAGCTCGTTATTAGCGCTGTGTGAGCTCTATGCCATGCTAAAAAACAATGGCCTGTACAATGCCGCCGCTCTTTTTTATCTGCACAATAAGCAAAACCTAACCCTTTCATCACTTTTAAAGAGTGAAAGTACCTTTAAAACACGCAAGGCAGATGATAGAGTCATGTTGTATGAAAGCGGCATAAGATTTAATGAAAGGATGATATCTCAAACCTCTGCTGCCACTATTTATAAAATACTAAAGAGGGTCAAAAGAGTTAAAGGCTATGAGGCTATGGACAGTCTTAGCTATAAAACAGGGACGAGTTATAATTATGTTGATGCCCACGCCATTGGCTCTTTAGGGCGCTATACCATAGCTGTGCGCACAGGAAGAGAAGATGGCAGCAGCAACAGTCCCTATACAGGCTTTAGCCGTGCTGCCCCTGTTTTATTTGAGATTTTCTCAAAACTTGATGTCAAAGATGATAGGAGCTATGTGCCAGGAGATCTTATGATAAAGCCTCCTGAGGGGCTGTCCTATCTGAGCTTTGATAATGAAAAGGATCTTTTTGACAGCACAGCTGAGAAATTACAGATAAACTTTCCTCTTGATAATTCACAGATAATTCCTATTGAAGGGCGTATTTATCTTGATTTACGCGGCGGTTTGCCCCCTTATACAGTTTTTGTCAACGGCTCTCAGAGTGACAGCTGTGAGTATATAGATGCAAATGATTTTGGCCTGTATAACATAGTGGTGCGTGATGCAGCAGGCTCAAGTCATGCTATAAGTGTCTATGTACCTGCAAAAAATCCGTAA
- a CDS encoding helix-turn-helix domain-containing protein, whose protein sequence is MDGRLFQRVRQSLGLTAAELAEKLSVSKVYISMIETNKRPVSELQELKIKTLLRDAVVNGDDELFRLVFTIRDEHETSKSTLNF, encoded by the coding sequence ATGGATGGACGTCTATTTCAAAGAGTGCGTCAGTCTCTGGGTCTGACAGCTGCTGAGCTTGCCGAGAAACTTTCAGTTTCAAAAGTTTATATCTCAATGATAGAGACCAATAAACGACCTGTATCTGAACTGCAGGAGTTAAAAATCAAAACTCTGTTGCGCGATGCGGTAGTAAATGGCGATGACGAACTGTTTCGACTGGTCTTTACTATAAGAGATGAGCATGAAACTTCAAAGAGTACGCTCAACTTCTAA
- a CDS encoding NAD-dependent epimerase/dehydratase family protein, with product MVICVCGASGFIGSNFIKRCIDEHEIVVLTRNVAHCLNMLRKVKADIDSYLNKKLYIMTYVDALDACAYLYGKTRDMSRKIDDIDDFIIKIHDKSLNEDIISIFNKLMESDAIVNLAGASIAQKFLTQSRLEEIKNSRLDVIQKLYTLFLKKEGISKKRIFLQASATGVYDESDDVITEKTAPGSNFLAEVALSAENKAISLFTYENLAILRFGVVMGKGGGILKAMDKMPPFNIIAKNYVSYIGIDDAIEAVLHIIKGHHCKTFNMVAPDPCRCYELLRAVFNRQTFLLWVPGFLVKQTDRRGLLLTLNQKVYPKNLIDTGYRFRCPDIRSLQKAIHS from the coding sequence ATGGTTATTTGTGTCTGCGGTGCTTCGGGCTTTATTGGCTCAAATTTTATAAAAAGATGCATAGATGAGCATGAAATTGTGGTTTTAACGCGCAATGTAGCTCACTGTTTAAATATGCTGCGTAAGGTAAAGGCAGATATTGACTCATATTTAAATAAAAAGCTTTATATTATGACCTATGTCGATGCTCTTGATGCCTGTGCCTATCTTTACGGCAAGACCCGCGACATGAGCCGCAAGATTGATGATATTGATGATTTTATTATAAAGATCCACGACAAATCCCTAAATGAGGATATTATCTCTATTTTCAACAAGCTTATGGAGTCTGATGCCATAGTCAATCTGGCAGGAGCCTCAATTGCACAGAAGTTTTTAACTCAAAGCCGTCTTGAGGAGATCAAAAACTCACGTCTTGATGTAATTCAAAAGCTCTATACATTGTTTTTAAAAAAAGAGGGCATAAGCAAAAAAAGAATATTTCTACAGGCCAGCGCCACTGGTGTCTATGATGAAAGTGATGATGTGATAACCGAAAAAACTGCTCCTGGCAGCAATTTTTTAGCCGAGGTAGCCCTCTCTGCCGAGAATAAGGCTATAAGTCTTTTTACCTATGAAAATCTGGCCATACTGCGCTTTGGTGTGGTTATGGGCAAAGGTGGCGGTATTTTAAAGGCTATGGACAAAATGCCGCCTTTTAATATTATTGCCAAAAACTATGTATCATATATAGGTATAGATGATGCCATAGAGGCTGTGCTGCATATTATAAAAGGTCATCACTGTAAAACCTTTAATATGGTGGCTCCTGATCCATGCCGCTGCTATGAGCTTTTGCGCGCTGTGTTCAACCGTCAGACCTTTTTACTGTGGGTGCCTGGCTTTTTGGTCAAACAAACTGACAGACGCGGACTACTTCTAACTCTCAATCAAAAGGTTTATCCAAAAAATCTTATAGATACAGGCTATCGCTTCAGATGCCCTGATATCAGATCTCTGCAAAAGGCCATACACAGCTGA